From Diadema setosum chromosome 5, eeDiaSeto1, whole genome shotgun sequence, the proteins below share one genomic window:
- the LOC140229016 gene encoding isovaleryl-CoA dehydrogenase, mitochondrial-like — protein MASTALRYLLGTNPSLLLKAFLPKPRLSSAIYSITRRPASTVSTFFEVDDIVSGLTDEERQLRETVFKFAQENVYPIAAELDKTDTFPHMREFWKKAGEMGFHGITAPEEFGGVNGSYMDQVLILEEISRASPSVALSMGAHSNLCLNQLVRNATQEQKEKYLPGLIRGDQIGALAMSEVGSGSDVLSMKLRADRQGDYYVLNGSKFWITNGCDADVLLVYAKTDLGVEAKDGVTTFIIERGMEGFKSGQKVDKLGMRGSSTCELVFEDCKVPVENVVGGVNRGVRVLMSGLNIERLIIATGPVGIMQACMDVAIPYLHQRKQFGRPIGEFQLMQAKMADMFTRLSATRSYVYNVARAVDRGHITNKDCAAVALYAAENATQVALDAIQCLGGNGYINDYPVGRFLRDAKLYEIGAGTSEIRRLIIGRAINDEYRITPL, from the exons ATGGCCTCGACTGCTCTCCGTTATCTGCTTGGGACGAATCCCTCACTTTTGTTGAAAGCATTCCTCCCTAAACCTCGATTATCCTCCGCGATATATTCAATTACAAGGCGACCAGCAAGTACTGTAAGCACGTTTTTCGAGGTTGATGATATTGTTTCGGGACTTACGGATGAAGAAAGACAG TTACGAGAGACTGTCTTCAAGTTTGCCCAGGAAAATGTCTACCCCATTGCAGCTGAGCTCGACAAGACTGATACGTTTCCTCACATGAGG GAATTCTGGAAGAAGGCAGGGGAGATGGGTTTCCATGGCATCACTGCTCCAG AGGAATTTGGTGGAGTGAATGGGTCATACATGGACCAAGTTCTAATCTTGGAGGAGATTTCTAGAGCTTCCCCTTCCGTTGCCCTGTCCATGGGGGCGCACTCCAATCTCTGCCTCAACCAGCTTGTTAGGAATGCCACTCAAGAACAGAAGGAGAAGTACCTGCCAGGG TTAATCCGTGGAGACCAGATTGGAGCCCTGGCCATGAGTGAAGTGGGCAGTGGTTCAGACGTTCTCTCCATGAAGCTACGAGCAGACAGACAAG GTGATTATTACGTCCTCAACGGCAGCAAGTTCTGGATTACCAATGGCTGTGATGCCGATGTCCTTCTCGTCTATGCCAAGACTGACCTTGGGGTCGAGGCCAAGGATGGGGTCACCACATTCATCATTGAAAGG GGAATGGAAGGGTTCAAGTCAGGTCAGAAGGTAGACAAACTGGGCATGCGAGGTTCCAGCACCTGTGAGCTTGTCTTTGAAGACTGCAAAGTACCCG TGGAGAATGTTGTTGGCGGAGTGAACAGGGGAGTCCGAGTTCTCATGAGTGGACTGAACATAGAACGACTCATCATAGCAACGGGGCCAGTTGG TATAATGCAGGCATGTATGGATGTTGCCATTCCATATCTTCACCAGAGGAAGCAGTTTGGCAGACCAATTGGAGAATTCCAG CTGATGCAAGCCAAGATGGCCGACATGTTCACCCGCCTCAGCGCCACCCGAAgctatgtttacaatgtcgcCAGGGCTGTGGACAGAGGCCACATCACGAACAAGGACTGTGCTGCTGTCGCCCTCTACGCAGCGGAGAACGCTACCCAGGTTGCCCTCGATGCCATTCAGTGTCTAG GGGGCAATGGATACATCAATGATTACCCCGTCGGTCGATTCCTTCGCGATGCCAAGCTGTATGAGATCGGTGCCGGAACCAGCGAGATCAGGAGGCTCATCATCGGTAGAGCCATCAACGACGAGTACCGCATCACGCCTTTATGA